The stretch of DNA TAACCAAAGAACAGAAGACTCACTACATCTGGCCAAACCAAAGGCCCCTATATCTCTAACAGCAGTCAACTGCAAAGTTAGGGAAAAGTAAAACAGACAGCACAAACAGGTGAAAATGCCACAGTCCACCATTCTAAGTGAACAGCGAGGCAGGTGttacatttttcactgtttgctaGACACATAGCAAGTTAAGTTTCATCAGCTTTTGAACTTCCAACCCTGCAGCTAAACCGTCAAGAAAATAATAACCATAAACGCCAGTGAAAACAGTCCAAGCCAGCAGGAAATACTGGTGCCTTAACTCTTCCCAGCAGAACTTCAGAATGTTAAAAATAGTTGCAGTACAAAATGGGTAGTAACttcaactttctttttcatacttacattgttttttgttgaaTATTCTGCAGACAAATATAGAAACAATTGTTTAACATTCCAGTCAAATATACTCTGCAGATGTATGCACGTTAAGGAAAACACCATATTGTACTTTCataatcttgttttatttttactagatCTAACTAGACTATGATAATTACAGTGAGTTCTTACATTTCAACATACCTCATCTTATTTGTAAATTGGAACATTTCCAGAAGTTCTAACATATACTTCCATCACTTTAATGCGATAGGGTTCAttaatcagacaaaaaaaaaaaaaaaacctaacagCTATTTCCTCTAATGATTTAAGAGTTCCATATTTAACATTACAAATCAGTAACTATAATCTATTGCTAGttataaaatcttaaaaaaatctattgtaaAATCTTAAATATAATATGCAAGACAGGATTTTTCAGCAAATACCTTCAAAACTATTATTTATACTATCAAAGAACACTGGTATCCAACTGTGGTTCAAGATATAATAGCATTAACCAAACAAAATTCACAGAGTGTAGAGAACTCAAAGAGCCGATAACATTAGAGAAGTCAGTAGATCGGAATCTATCATATTGCAAGGGACATCGGGAATTATCAAATTACCTACCTACTACAAAGTCAGTTTATTAGACTGTAACAAAACTCTACCCAGATTTTGATTGATGGTAAAGAACTGACAACTGCCATTTGAGACCATCAGTATAATAAAGCTGATATTCTGAATACTTGTCTGTTGTTTATTTAGCAATAAAACACACCGTGTGTGACTGCTGATACCTCTTAATTGACAATAAAGATCAACTGTAACCTTCTATTCCTCCAACCTACAAAGATGtcatcttttttattctattctcCAGTATCCAGAACAGATCTCCAGTATTCTCCAGTTAtccagaacacttttttttttcagtcacccCAAGTCTGAATCATGTTTTTAAGCCTCTAATTCAACAAAAggcaagaaatgaaagaatgacATAATTAAGTGCTGTTTCCACAAGTATAGCTGGAGCTATTTCACTTGAATATTTTAGTCATCTACTCAAAACAATAAACAAGATTAAGGAATCCCATATGAGAGATCTCCAGAATAATTGCTAAAGGGAGCCATGTATTTATTAAGCACACCCAAGAGAGCTTTTGAGAATCGtctcctcccctttcctttccctaggtttttcttctaacagtcattttatttaattctcaCTAGGACTAACAACTCGCGTCCATTAGTTAAGACAGCCAATGCACCAATATCTTTTTACAGATTTCATCCAAAGAAAACTATCAGAAAGTTGTATTTTACAACTCTACACACTGGAAAATTTATTTACACCAAGCATGAAAGATTAATTCAggatttttataattaaatttagAACTACTTCTaccattaaacaaaattaataaaacatgaaatctTTAACATCCACACACTGCAGACTAATCCTTGAATAGTAACATTTCTTCCAGAGGTCCTGTTCTGACTCGCCCTGTTCCGTTCCAAAATATGCTGTTTACTATTTATTTCATCAACTTTAGAATAATTTCAGTCTCTGGTTTTAATACCTAtaagaatttcagagaaaaaaaactcattgtAAGGAGttctcctctcctgcttccAGATGATAAAACTAATCCCTCTCACTGCCATGCAACAAATACCTACAAAAATCTGATTAACCTGTTTATCCAGCTTTCACGTTCATTCAGGAATTGTATTTGTTTCAGTTGCTTACACAGTGTATCATTCTCCAAAACAaggaaactgaagcacagaggaaaCCTATGTCCTGTCTAACACAGTGACAAAAAACAGCAGATGGGAAAAAATCCCAGGAATCTCTTGAAGCCCAGATTCAAAGCAAGGCTTAGTGTAATCACCTGAGGTAAAGCATGATGCCTTATATTCGGTactgatttctgcagaaaaagagtattttaatACCAAGATCCTAAATCCTAAGAATGATTCCCTTCTACCTTCAAAAAACCTaccccaaacaaaaacaaagaacgCCCACGAACCACTCTCTCTTCCCAATAAAAGCAGACTAACAGGGAAgtcaagaaggaaaacacaaaacgAAAAGTTGCCCAAAGGTATCAGTAATGAGAAAGAGGTCAAAAATTAATGTGGTAAGTTTTGTAGTACCTCATACGCTTCCCAGTGAATTTCACATTACTAAACAATAAAGATTTGACAGTTTAACATCTAAGAAAGTAAAGGAATGCAATGTCTTTTTAGAGGAAGACAGGTCCTTGTATACAACTATTACGTGGccagaattttaaaagcttcacAGCAAGTTTGAAAGTTGCACTGGAGTTCCTAGATTCTGTATGACAGTCCAAACCATGTGTTATGTAAACCCTCCAATTAATTCACACCTCAAACCACCAATACAACCGTCACTTAACGCTAATAATGTCCTGGCATTAAAATGCACTTCCCATTATTAGATGCACTGCACTTCCCTACAGaaccttattttaaaagtaggtataaaaaaggagagaaaacatctCACCCAGTGTCATTTACATAACAACTATTCCAGGTTCTATTTTCATGCCCTAACTAtgtaaaatactatttttcgCTGCTTTAAACTTAGATTTTAAGACAAATTGCTGGTTTTCCTCAAGTCCTGAATATCTGAAGATTATaaggtaacaaaaataaatgtcaacATGTTCTCAATTCAAAATGTTCTCAAACCACTTTTTCCATTAAGGATATCTGCAGTAATGTCAAACGTGACGAATCCCAGATCACTTCTTTCTCTAGGTCCAGTGAAATCTTCCACATTTTTGctaagataaaacaaaacacaagattatcttttctcattatttctctctcacacTTTACATAAATCATTATTCTTATTGCATACTTCCCTCATGCATTTCCAgtactttcttttaaatatatttgtttaaaatataaccACATTATAAAATAAAGCCTGCCTTCCAGAAGGTTTGGAGACCCAGTCTCAAATGACAAGCCTTGCCCCCAGAGAATTCAATGTAATTTATACAAATGGCCTataggtggttttttttgcctgttaATAAAGACCTGCGTTTGTCTGTACCTCAACCACACTACATCTCATTTTTAGCAAAGCATGCGTTACCCATCCCAAGCTATATAAATCTGATTGGAAAACTAGCAGCATAGCTGTCTGCTGGCAACCATTTTCAACAATATTTATTGACTTTACATAAAAAGCCTCTAGTGCTCAGTCTCATACAAGACACTCCAAAGGTTCTGATAAACCCTCGTTTATGTTTGCAGTTCTCACAACTTACAGAAATTCTCCTTGGCATCTATAGTCATTAAGGagcagtagaaagaaaatgtttacttttctcTACATTGCGAAAACCATACTGTTTTGGAACCTTACTACAAATCTGCTGTTTGAGAAATATCTGACATTGCCACAgtaaactgcattaaaaaaatgaaaccagaaaaTAACAGAGGCTCATcagatattttcatattatcAAAGTTTATCAGTTTACCAAACTCACCGTCTATGACAAGAATACCATAAGCAGGCTGGCAATGAACTATGAACCCTAATTCCTCATGTAACAAAGGTATCAGTAATTATGAACTTATCAATTGCATTTATTCCACTGTGAAAAttagtaaaatataatttcatgaaaattacatttagtaatctcagaggggaaaaaaaaacggtTACCAGTGAAAAAACTTTTGGAAATAGCAGTCAAGAAAAATACCACCAAAACTGACCATTTTAAGACTTGGTAGGCACTTCCAACCCTTTACAAAAATCAACACCTTTGTAAGTATTAAGCCGTAAACTGGGGGCATGCAGAACTTCTTACAAGTTcaagaaaaacagcttcttttcaTTAATATCAGATCTGCGCATCACTGAAGGGACTGGCAGTATAAATTTCATCCAGATTAGGTATTAGTATGCTACCTCACATCTGTCAAGCTCACCAGAACACTCTCTTTTCATGCCAGTTTTTGGCTGTTTGCAACCCTCAATCCACTATAAGTATGGGTTTGTTTCCTTGAGGTATTAAACCAATCCAAAAAGTGACTGCAGTTCCTACTCTTTAATTGGGTTCATCTTGCCTTTCAAAGGCTGCTGCCAGCCATCCGCTCCTGCCACTTGCCTTGGGGTGGCTCCAAACCTCCATCAGCTGCTTTAACTCACtaaccaaaaccaaacctggtaagaaaacaaacctaCATTTTGTCTCTACAGTGAGTAAGAGCAGCTCAGAAAGGTGTCCATCGCACCCTATTCTCATGTCCCATCTGGTAAGGGACCACGCCACCAGAAACCCGAGTTGAGGCCTTCAGTTTTTAGCGGCGGGAGCGCAACTGCTTGTGAAACTGCAGTCCCACGCTTAACTTGATGCAAGCTTCCTGTGACAaagtttcctttgaaaaaaaaataatgaaaaagacagTTCCGCTGGCACAAGTTTGCCTTGTGTCATGTGGGCAAGGCGCTTTCGATGCCGTGTTATATATTCCACACCTGGTAGGTTTCACAGGAAGACAAGCCACCCGGGTCAGCCTAATGCTCCACAACTCGCCCACAccccataaaaaaaaagggaaaatatgttACTAAAAGGAGCATCTGCGGGAACtagtaatttaaaatgtatacatatatgttaATTCCGGTGCAATGAACTCCCCTCAGCCCACAGAGCCTTCCCGGCATACACCCGGCCCCCTGTGTAAGCCACGGCCCTGCCTGAAGGTACCCGCAGGCTGCCGGTGGTCGCCCCTAGGCGCAGCCCGACCCCGGCCGCCCACCCCGGGCCCCGCCCGCCACTTggggccccggccccccgcgaGCTCCGCCCGGGCCGGGAGGCGGGGGACGCCGTCGTGGGGCTCCCTCATTGGCCGCGGCAGGGGGCAGCGGGCAGGAAGCGGGGCTGCTCCCACGGCCCGGCGTTAACGGcgagggggagagaggggcgCGGGCAGGCCCCGCAGCCGGCTGTTACCACCCCCCGGCCGTTACCGTGCCCTGGCCGTTaccacccccccccgccgttACcggcccctcgccccccgcaCTCACAGCGTGACTCGGGAGATAGCGATGCTGACGGGCACGCTGCGCTCCTTGAAGGCGGTGGTGATGAAGCAGCCGAAGGTGAGAGCCGCCATCACGCTCAGCGAGAAGGCGAAGAGCGAGTTGGCCCGGGACAGCACCGTGTTCATCTCCCCGCTCGGCTCGGCCCGCCGGGCTCTAGCCGCTGCTCGGGCGCGGGATgtgagcggggcggggggctaGGGTGAGGGGGTAGCTCAGCCGGCCTGGGACGAGGCGGACGGCGACGGCGCCTTTGCCTTGGGCCGCGGTGAAGGGGCGCGCGGCCGGCACGGAGAGGCGCGGCCCCGCCGAGAGCACGCCCCGCCGGCTGGCACCGCCCCGCGCCTCGGCTCGCCCCGCCCTCCTCGCCCGCGCGCCTGCGCTCGCGCCCGCGGTGGGAATGGCGCCGCGCGCAGCCGCTGGGGTACCCTCACACGGTTCTGTCACAGTCGGGTCCTCACAGGGCTCTGGCGTTTTATTTTaaggcaattttattttaataaaatggaaataacacGAAGtgaagcttgattttttttcacttgctgtCTATCTTGCTCAATCTGGCACTTCACCTTGCTATGCGTTAACTGTTTCCTACAGTATTCCTATTACTTGCCACTTGATTGCACACGTTAGTATATAAACCATCTTACCATTagaattttttctctttaccaaAGGGCTCAGTAGTCCCACACATTAGCCTTCCACCCTGCTCTCGTGAGTGGGTTGACATTTCGCTTTGAAATGTCTAGCATTTGTGCTAGCAAAAATGAGCTTATGTAGTGGGGTGGCTTCTGGCTCATCATCCCAGGCCCCACCTGGGTTCCCAGTCCTGTGCCATGGACATGAGAGGTTACAAGGCTGAGAACTGGGAAGACGGAGGGTGTACTCCAGCTGACgtcattttctctccctttccttctagTTTTGTACTGTAAGCCTAGGTGAGAAATGTTTCTAAGAGAGCCTGTACAACAGCATCTGTGTATTTAACTGTATGAAGTAGACCAGGCTTGATTAACACAAATTCCTCAGGGTGGACAACAGGTGTCAGCAGTGGttcacttctgtttcagttCCCACACTGCAAGTCCAGCACTATCAATGCAAGGAGTAGGCACAGGAGCTAAGATACAGGGGTCTAAAAAGGTGCAAGGCCTCATGGTGCCTAAAAGCATGGACTGCCAGGCTGTTCTGAAATAAGTATATATTACagtgctgtttctttccctcccctgtAACTGGCCATGAGTCAGGTTTGAGATccagggaagaaataaaatctttgcagATAAAAGTAGGggatagaaggaaaaaaaaaaaaaagatagtacTAATGCTGTGTGTTTCTACCCAGCTGAAATATCTGTTGCACATCTCTGTTTAGCTCTGTTCTTAACTTTAGGATGTGAAGGAATCTGTGAGGACGTGCTGTTGGTTTCTGTGTGTCCCGTGCGTTTGCCATACTGAAATCAGTTGCAGGCCTAAACAGGATGGGCTCTTTAGCAGTGTGCCGATGATAAACTTTTTGCTGGTTTGCAGTTGGTAATTCTGTGTGTTTCTCACATTCAAGAAGAGCTCGAGGAACACAGAGACTTCCTTGTATAAAGGTTTTTAAGTCActattgttttatattttgatttgcTATTCAAAACATAAGGTTGGTAGGTAAAGGTTTTTGATCTATGGTCTAAAGTAAAGCGTTACTGAAACCTTGGATAACTGTTACTGGAAAGTGGGTACTTTCCACAAGGGTATTTGAAGACTtagaagcaaaaaggaaatttttactGCAAACTGGGGAAActaaacatttcagaagtaaCATAATCTCTGCTACAATTGAAAACAGTTCCAAATATTAAcactattctttttttatacCTAAACACAAAGGGATTGATTGCCTTTGCTCTTGTTTCTAGTTCTTATAGTTGCAATATAGAGTTTTTcattacagaatcacacagaatctgttaggttggaagagacctccaagatcacctagtccaacctctgacctaacactaacaagtcctccactaaaccctaccactaagctctacatctaaacatcttttaaagacctccagggatggtgactcaaccacttccctaggcagcctattccaatgtctaacaacactttcagtaaagaaatttttcctaatatccaacctaaacctcccctggtatACCTTacgcccattccccctcatcctgtcaccaggcatgtgggagaatagaccaacccccatCTTGCTActgcctcctttaaggtacctgtagagtgcgataaggtcgcccctgagcctcctcttctccaggctgaacaaccccagctccttcagctgctcctcataagacttgttctccagacccctcaccagctttgttgcccttctctggacatgctccagcacctcaatatccttcctgtagtgagaATAGATATTCGATATTAGACAACTCTGCTGTTGCAGAAAACTGTAGGAGACAGGCAGAAACTGTAGGAGTAAATTAGTAAAATTTCTAAAGCATTGGTCAAGTAACCAAAGCAAGTTGAAATCAAAAGATCTAGCCAAACTCATGTTAGCTCCGTGTTCTTAAGACAAATAAATATGGCTGTTGTTCATGTTgttttgaatgtattttaagagaACCTTTAATTAAATGTCACTTATAAACACAGTATGCAGGGGAAGACAAATCGTGTTGCTTATGCAAGGACCAATGTATTACTCTTTCAGAACAACGAAGCCATCTGTAGCTTTTCtgtgatcaaaaaaaaaaaaaaaaaaaaagagaggaaagagatcaaaataaaaagagaggaaaaaaaagttttggaaggATGAAGGCAGTTGttaaggaagaagagaagaggttTATTCATAATAGTTCTTTGTTGGTAAGTTATGAAttgttctgtgaaaaatatgaaatccCTAGTGGCATAATATTAGTATCAGAAGTTAGTATCAGCAACATAAGCTGTGCAAGTCTGAATGTATCAAGTACCACGATTACTAAAACAAATGTATAGAATCttggagagaaggaaatgtttgGGAGACCATTTCCAAGATGCAATGCTGTAAGGTGGCCAGTATATCTGAGCACTGTACTAAGGTCCTGACCAGCAAAGCAGCTAAGTCTTGGCAGTGCTCAGGCTGTTCTTGTTTCAAGAAATTTCtcaatttttcattataaaataattgaataaaatgCAGAGAGAGGATTGGTAGCAGATCTGAAACTTAGAACTATCGCTTGTTCATCCCTTCCCCAGAATTATCCCACTTTGGAATTGTGTTCTTATGTACTCTTTGATGTATTAATCATGCGCTCTTTTTGTGTAGCATCAGCACTTCTAGAGGATTGATCCCAGTCAGCAGCTCAAGATGGTAGTCTTCTGAGAAAGAGCGGTATGCAgataaagattaaaataaatgtcatcaGATATTAGAGTAAATGTGGCCAtgagcagcagcctgtggaATTTTCAACCCTGTTGCAAAAGCCCCCTTTCAGTTAGCACCTCTTCTGGCTGGGCCATTTTTACAACTGATGTGGGAAGACTGTGACTAAAAGAAGTAGTCTTTCTGGACTGCATCAAAGGGTTTTTGTTTCTAACCTTCTTCTcacctctatttttttcattatggatCTACAAAGTATGGAGAATTCCAGGGTAGCCAAACAAAAATTTTCACTTGCACCTACATTACTGTTCCTAGTGCTTCAGCAAGAAAATGTCaggtaatttaaaatttctgatttCAGAACAAACTTGATGTTTTATAAGTGTGTCTCATTAAGTTGCACAGGGAGATGGCACCAGATATTCTTGTCTCCATAACCAACCAAGTATGTTTTGGCACCCAACACAGTTCATTTTTGGCTCCCAGCAGACTTGCTTGTGCCCGTTCCATGACATATGCAGCCATGTAAGGTAAAGTCCTCTCATGCATCACTGGTTTAGCTGAAGCTTTCACTCTTCAGTGTGCTTTGCATTCTGTGGCAAGAAGCATGTGTGCTACTGATCCACCTCACTCTAGTTTGACCTCATTCCCTAAGTCAGTTACAAGTTCTTCATCACCAAGTATTTTTATATCTCCTGTAAAAACACCAAGCAGAGACTGTCATGCCTCAGCTTGCGGAAAAGAATGTTTTGATAGCTCTGTCATGATGATATCATTTAACTGATACCAATTTTAGTGGATGGAGAAACCTTTCTGATATTAATGCTAGCCATGGGAGTCAGCTTATAGTGACCCTGGACATATGCTCGTAGTGTCATCTCAGTCCTACCAAGTTATGAAATTGACTTagtagttttcttttattaatacCATTCATAGGCACCCGAAATATACTTTACACAAAAAGGAGACAAATGAAGCTGCTTTTACTTAGTCTAGAAGAAaagttgtcaaaaaaaaaaattaagaaagtgggtatgaagttaaaagaaattgATGATTTCACTTTTTTAGAAGCCActtataataaagaaaaaaaacagttaaaaggtgaatgaaaaaataaaagacccTAGTgtagaataaaatttaataattatGAAAGGATTTCAAGATGGTGACAAAAAGCATTCACAACTCAGATATATCATCTCAAGcaaacttttcattttggaGTAATCAACAATCATCTCATCTGGATGACGTAGTTTGAGGGTCTCACACATAGATAATTAATGATTTTCTATAAATCCCAAATAGTTTATAAGTCCAGAAAGTATTAATTCAAACAGCTGAGGTCTGTCTAGGCCTCAAGACAGCAGAAAGGCTTTAGTTACAATTGCAAGACTGGTCTTTTGAAAGCAAtcagctgaaacaaaatttctgtcaACCCTATTTTTTAGATATATACTAACTCTACATgtgataaaaacaaatcttcacATCATGGCTGTTCTAGTATTTGAATGTGGctgacttgtttatttttaaatagacagCTATTTAATAAGAATGTGACATTGTGCAGTTTAAGGAAAAGATTAACtgtaaaaactgcaaaaatgtcATGTTCAACCACATTAATTTAGATTAATAGAGGGTGGTTGCACTGCCTACTAGAGAAATAGCAAAATTAGGTCTGTCAGGGTGGTTCAAAATATCAAACACATATTAGCTGTAGTACCACATACCTAAGGAAGAGGGCGAATTAGTTGCAGAAGAAGCAAGCTGTGAAGTTATATAGATATGGTtagtaatgaaaacatttgtttggaCCCAAGAAAGGTTCCTATGAAAACGGGAAAGAGTTATAAAATGAGGAGACCCTTCAAAGGCTCATAGATACAGTCACATCACTACAGTCAGCTGTCAGAAATTATGACTAAGCTTATTAACAGGTGGCTTGTACGTGAGTTTTAACATTACTGTCCTCTCATAGTTTGTGCTACCGTTCATTAACTGGAGGTTACAATATCTGTAGCAGAATGGGTGGTGAGGCGTTTTTCACTGCTATGTCCAGTAGGTTAGTTTAATgagaagttaaaattaaattgccACATTTTGAACTGAAGTGGCAAAATACCAATACAAATTCCTTCCTGTTGATTTCCAGGAATGGGCAGCTGGAGATGGTAACTTTTAGCAAGTCTCTCCCCCCAGGAGTTTAGAATTTATCTGTCAATAATCTGTGTGCGCCTGCCATTTGACATGTTTCTGGTTTTAGTAATGTCTCCAAGTACGCACATGACTTCTCTTGGAATCTTCTGCTATAGAACTCTTTACAATTGGGTTGTGGTAGCTGTCTAAACAGGACTGAAATAAATACCATAGGACaaacttaaaatgtttcttagCAGAACTCAAATTGAACTTACTTGTAAGCAGGTCAGTTATATCTGCTTCACTTCTGTAGTGTAGATATAGACTTTACTGTCAGCAATTAGATGGAGTGGTTAAGCAGATCAAGCATGCTCATACAATAATGTTGCTGATAGCAGGGATTGTTTGGTACTAGACTTGTAGTTGAAGTGGAATCTATCACCATTGTGACAAGCAGCTATCCAGTGGGTGTATAACAAAGTGATACGGCTTTAAAACTTCTGTGTATTCTTTCAAAGAACTGAGACAGTTGGAAAACTGGAATTTCGTAATCactttttatgattttaaatacatgtgATATAGAGAAAATCTGGAATGTCGAGAGATACCGATTTATATTTAAATCCTTGAGAAGTAATTTCATTCTCAGGAAATCCAGATATGCAAGTCTGTATGTCAGAACTATTTTCCAAAGACAGGAGTAGTATTTTCAACAGGCAGGAAAGACAAAACACCCgaataaaatcaatttaaattcattaaaagttATCAATAGATTAAGTAAACTTTTCATGATGTTACAAATGCAAGGTTGCATCATTCATGTGGTTCAATACTGGAAGAGCTTGATTTATATAGAACCTAAACTGTATCAGAGCACTGGTTTTAAAACagtggaggaaagaaaaagtatgatTGTATCTACCCGAAGGCATGAATCTGGACTTTCTTTAGCAGTTTGAGAACTGGTAAAAATAATGttctaaagcaaaatacataGAGAAACTACATATCTAATAAAACTTAAGACAATTTTTTGTGCATTAAAGGTTTTTAAATGATCTGGTATGTTTCATAGTCTTATTAGAGAAGATAAATGATGTCTAAATACATAGCCCTCTAGTGGAGTATGTGTCAGAAATCAGAGCATGACTACTGAGGGAAGGGGTTTTATGCTTATCCTGATTTTCCCCTTTTGCAACATGTAAGATATCACTGCATGGCATTATCTGGACAAGCAGGAGACTAGCATAACTTATAAAAACTGCAAAAGTCTGAAAGAAACATAGCTCTGTATATCAATTACAACTTCACATTGTACTCTGGATATCAATTACAACTTGACATTGCATTGTTTGTGTAGATTCTGGATAGACGTGGCATTAAGGTACATCAGGATGAAAACAAGCTGTAAAAAGGAGATGTAGGcctttaatttgtttattttagtgttGCTTCAATTGGCAATAGAACTCTAAGGCTTTTGTGTGGACAATCTAGCTTTGTCATGTGgtctgaagaatttttaaagataGCAACAGGATGCAGTGAAAAAGCATTGGATCTGAGTCAAGCTGACTTCTCCAGACCAAAGTTTTTGTTctctcacttttcttcttttcattcccCCAAACTAGTAACACTAAATCTGTATTTCCACTACCTCTTCTCTTCTTATTTTACAAAGGTTGTACTACAGGGCTTCAGTTCCTGTTTGGAAGAGGATCCAATAGCTGTTTCACGTCCTCCAATCACTCCAATTTGTGAACTCCCTCTAGCTATCAGATAGatgtgatttgtttgtttttctgtgcttaagCTTGGATGTGTAATATTATTACTAATTATTACGGATATTCctgaaaagaacatttcatatttttaaaggtttcatTGTATGTGTGTCATTTTTTGCTTTACCTTCAATGTCAACATTTTGCATAACAACACACGTGagcaaatgcctttttaaaaatagttgctCTATGTCTAAATTCAGTTCAATTGCTTTGAACAGGAAATTACGGGAAAATAATGCTTCAGAATGCATATTCAGGAGGAAATGACAACATTCAACAGCTTTAGATGAGTCAAATAAAATTTTTTAGCATTGAGGATTAACATTTCATGCATCTATTAAAATACAAGTCAGCAGGTCACTAAAGCAGGTAGTTTTTCTTACTGAATTAGACATTGTTTAGTAGCTCTAGCTTCTCAGCATTTTTGAGTCTTTCATCAATGGTTACATCAGAAACTTAGTAAAAGAACTAGTGACTTcttactaa from Cygnus olor isolate bCygOlo1 chromosome 4, bCygOlo1.pri.v2, whole genome shotgun sequence encodes:
- the SPCS3 gene encoding signal peptidase complex subunit 3, which produces MNTVLSRANSLFAFSLSVMAALTFGCFITTAFKERSVPVSIAISRVTLKNVEDFTGPRERSDLGFVTFDITADLQSIFDWNVKQLFLYLSAEYSTKNNALNQVVLWDKIMLRGDNPRLFLKDMKSKYFFFDDGNGLKGNRNVTLTLSWNVVPNAGILPLVTGSGHVSVPFPDTYETTKSY